The proteins below are encoded in one region of Salvelinus namaycush isolate Seneca chromosome 32, SaNama_1.0, whole genome shotgun sequence:
- the LOC120027413 gene encoding ubiquitin carboxyl-terminal hydrolase MINDY-1-like: MADSGTEIVGGDLLSVVKDDCSLTEAISKEGGLTAGSSAAKEIHEAEPLDHEDSTKDPSVKTLKTPIMEAEGFDGYRETSLTPTTTCAAMSENGTTEDARSTLQSQTLTEGNGESSVATFGRSDEYSQSATTDSASFSIPSLEFFEGNNGNDEPLSSYSALGIEGSSLSADVPCLADDVLADDVLAGVAAAAATGGATAAPDLEPMMPAYYFVKWITWKEKKTPIITQSENGPCPLLAIMNTLFLRWKAKLPAQTEVITTEDLMAHLGECVLSIKPREKAEGMELNFQQNMSDAMAVLPKLSTGLDVNVRFTGVSDFEYTPECIAFDLLDIPLYHGWLVDPQSPEMVAAVGKLSYNQLVEKIIDYKHSANSSRVSEGLVAEQFLESTATQLSYHGLCELNTTVKEGELSVFFRNNHFSTMIKHKGHLYLLVTDQGFLQEGGLVWESLHNVEGDGNFCDSDFRLCHPPQRSVPVTQPEDLTPQQQQRQIDQDYLVAMSLQQQQGVAPGPLSDLDLARQLQEEEYQQQQQQGGPSQAPAQQVRGQAAAQPGGSRRREKKDDSDCAIL; encoded by the exons ATGGCGGATTCTGGCACAGAGATAGTTGGAGGAGATCTCCTGAGCGTTGTCAAAGATGACTGCTCTCTGACAGAGGCCATTTCTAAAGAGGGCGGCCTTACAGCAGGATCGTCTGCGGCTAAAGAAATCCATGAAGCAGAGCCCTTGGACCATGAAGACTCCACCAAAGACCCATCAGTTAAGACCCTTAAGACCCCAATTATGGAAGCAGAAGGTTTTGACGGATACAGGGAAACCTCACTCACACCAACCACCACGTGTGCGGCCATGTCTGAAAACGGCACGACAGAAGACGCTCGATCCACCCTGCAGAGCCAAACTCTGACAGAAGGGAACGGGGAGAGCTCAGTGGCCACATTTGGAAGGTCGGACGAGTATAGCCAGTCAGCTACCACCGACTCCGCCTCCTTCTCCATCCCCAGCCTAGAGTTCTTCGAGGGCAACAACGGGAACGACGAGCCATTGTCCTCCTACTCTGCCCTGGGCATTGAGGGCAGCTCCCTGTCTGCCGACGTCCCCTGCCTGGCCGACGATGTCCTGGCTGACGATGTCCTGGCTGGCGTCGCTGCTGCCGCAGCCACAGGAGGAGCCACCGCCGCCCCGGACCTAGAGCCCATGATGCCGGCCTACTACTTTGTGAAGTGGATCACCTGGAAAGAGAAGAAGACCCCCATCATCACACAGAGTGAGAACGGGCCCTGTCCCCTGCTGGCCATCATGAACACCCTGTTTCTGCGCTGGAAG GCCAAGCTACCCGCCCAGACAGAAGTTATCACCACAGAGGACCTGATGGCTCACCTTG GAGAGTGTGTATTGTCCATCAAACCCAGGGAGAAGGCTGAGGGAATGGAGCTCAACTTTCAGCAG AACATGAGCGATGCCATGGCAGTTCTGCCAAAGCTGTCCACGGGCCTTGATGTCAACGTGCGCTTCACGGGCGTATCAGACTTTGAGTACACGCCAGAGTGTATCGCCTTTGACCTGCTGGACATCCCACTCTACCATGGCTGGCTGGTGGACCCTCAG AGCCCTGAGATGGTGGCAGCGGTGGGAAAGCTAAGCTACAACCAGCTGGTAGAGAAGATCATTGACTACAAGCATTCGGCCAACAGCAGCCGTGTCAGTGAAG GTTTGGTGGCAGAGCAGTTTCTGGAGTCCACAGCGACCCAGCTGTCGTATCATGGACTTTGTGAACTCAACACTACAGTCAAGGAGGGCGAGCTGTCTGTGTTCTTCAGAAACAACCACTTTAGCACCATGATAAAGCACAag GGCCACCTGTACCTACTGGTGACAGACCAGGGCTTCCTGCAGGAGGGGGGGCTGGTGTGGGAGAGCCTGCACAATGTGGAGGGTGACGGCAACTTCTGCGACTCAGACTTCCGCCTGTGCCACCCGCCCCAGAGGAGCGTCCCTGTGACACAGCCCGAAGATCTCACgccccagcagcagcagagacagatcGACCAG GACTACCTGGTGGCCATGTCTTTGCAGCAGCAGCAGGGGGTGGCCCCGGGGCCCCTCAGTGACCTGGACTTGGCCAGACAGCTGCAGGAGGAGGAGtaccagcagcaacaacaacaaggagGTCCCTCCCAGGCCCCAGCACAGCAG GTGAGAGGTCAAGCGGCGGCCCAGCCGGGAGGTTCTAGGAGACGGGAGAAAAAGGATGATTCGGACTGTGCCATATTATAG
- the LOC120027414 gene encoding phosphatidylinositol 4-kinase beta-like → MADMEVSLSPAQIEALYLSPSLSSTSTFSCPSSPGSSSSSFSCSDCSSDCPNQHQSSSSPRSSSPSGSSSDSDGIRGCSPPLDIISEDAVVLDLVINPEVALKACQEVLQKVKLLKVEEEPELLQKCGPQWRLPKETVYMEHCNTGSAKEEEQRYSPQQITQKCPPSQQPCDTGSIKEEEEEEEKRDPPRQITQTCPQSQQQNGDQSSAAAKQSLLLRLFESKLFDVSMAMSYLYKSKEPGVQAYIGNRLFSFSDEDVDFHLPQLLNMYVHMDEDMGDAIRPYVVHRCRQSIAFSLQTAWLLGAYSSDMHISTQRHSRGTKLRKLILTDELKPHAASKRVGAADARPGLRVGARIHHHQRHTMELSLAPDSQISPADAYLSPSKRTHQRSKSDATHGTSLGTSLKRTASNPKVESGYDEPLRLTPQREFIKSLISIGKQLATLPTKEQKTWQLISELSQLNHKLPARVWLPTAAFDHHVVRMPHTQAVVLNSKDKAPYIIYVEVLECERFETSGIPLRIPETRIRSARSADNLLPECISITAEQRAGSFSTVPNYDNDDEAWAVDDIGELEVELPEGHTSSSDNISQFSVDSITSTESKEPVFIAAGDIRRRLSENLAHTPTTFRKDPEDPSAVALKEPWKEKVRRIREGSPYGHLPNWRLLSVIVKCGDDLRQELLASQVLSQLQSIWEQERVPLWIKPYKILVMSSDSGMIEPVLNAVSLHQVRKQSQLSLLDYFLQEHGSYTNEAFLTAQRNFVESCAGYSLICYLLQVKDRHNGNILLDSEGHIIHIDFGFILSSSPRNLGFETSAFKLTSEFVDVMGGLDGDMFNYYKVLMLQGLIAARKHMEKVVQIVEIMQQGSHLPCFHGSSTIRYLKERFHMSLTEEQLQVLVEQMVDGSMRSITTKLYDGFQYFTNGIM, encoded by the exons ATGGCTGACATGGAAGTGTCTCTCTCCCCTGCCCAGATCGAGGCACTTTACCTCAGCCCCTCGCTGTCCTCCACCTCCACATTTTCCTGCCCTTCCTCACCTGGATCCTCTTCTTCCTCGTTCTCCTGCTCAGACTGCTCCTCGGACTGCCCCAACCAGCACCAGTCATCTTCCAGTCCCAGAAGCTCCAGCCCCAGTGGCAGCAGCAGCGACAGCGATGGCATACGGGGCTGCAGCCCTCCTCTGGACATCATATCTGAGGACGCTGTGGTGCTGGACTTGGTCATCAATCCTGAAGTGGCCTTGAAGGCTTGCCAGGAGGTCCTGCAGAAGGTCAAACTCCTGAAGGTTGAGGAAGAACCGGAGTTGTTGCAAAAGTGCGGCCCGCAATGGCGGCTGCCCAAAGAGACCGTATACATGGAGCATTGCAACACGGGTTCCGCTAAAGAGGAAGAACAACGTTATTCTCCTCAACAAATAACGCAGAAATGCCCTCCGTCACAACAGCCTTGTGACACAGGTTCGAttaaagaggaggaagaagaagaagaaaagcgTGACCCTCCCCGACAAATTACGCAGACATGCCCTCAGTCGCAACAACAGAATGGCGACCAGTCCTCTGCAGCGGCCAAGCAGTCCTTGCTTTTGCGGCTCTTTGAATCTAAGCTCTTTGACGTCTCCATGGCCATGTCCTACCTGTACAAGTCCAAGGAGCCCGGTGTCCAGGCCTACATTGGCAACCGCCTCTTCAGCTTCTCGGACGAAGACGTGGACTTCCACCTACCCCAGTTGCTCAACATGTACGTCCACATGGACGAAGATATGGGCGACGCCATCCGACCCTACGTGGTGCACCGCTGCCGCCAGAGCATTGCCTTCTCCCTGCAGACGGCATGGCTGCTCGGCGCCTACTCCTCCGACATGCACATCTCTACCCAGCGCCACTCTCGTGGCACCAAGCTGCGCAAGCTAATCCTCACAGACGAACTAAAGCCCCATGCAGCTTCTAAACGTGTGGGTGCTGCGGATGCCAGGCCTGGCCTGCGGGTCGGTGCCCGCATTCACCACCACCAGCGGCACACCATGGAGCTGTCCCTGGCCCCCGACAGCCAAATCAGCCCCGCCGATGCCTACCTCTCGCCTTCCAAGCGGACACACCAGCGGTCCAAGTCGGACGCCACGCATGGCACGAGCCTGGGGACTAGCCTCAAGAGAACAGCCAGCAACCCCAAGGTGGAAAGCGGCTACGATGAG cCGTTGCGCCTGACGCCGCAGAGGGAGTTCATCAAGTCTCTGATAAGCATCGGAAAGCAGCTGGCCACACTGCCCACCAAGGAGCAGAAGACCTGGCAGCTCATCTCAGAGCTGTCACAGCTCAACCACAAGCTGCCCGCCCGCGTCTGGCTGCCCACTGCAGCCTTCGACCACCACGTGGTGCGCATGCCCCACACACAGGCCGTGGTGCTCAACTCCAAAGACAAG GCCCCATACATCATCTACGTGGAGGTGCTGGAGTGCGAGAGGTTCGAGACATCCGGCATTCCCCTGCGCATCCCAGAGACGCGCATCCGCAGTGCCCGCTCTGCGGACAACCTCCTCCCGGAGTGCATTAGCATCACAGCCGAGCAGCGCGCCGGCAGCTTCTCCACCGTGCCCAACTACGACAACGACGACGAGGCCTGGGCCGTGGATGACATTGGCGAGCTGGAAGTGGAG CTCCCAGAAGGCCACACCAGTAGCAGTGACAATATCTCCCAGTTCTCTGTAGACAGCATCACCAGCACGGAGAGCAAGGAGCCTGTCTTCATCGCCGCCGGCGACATCAG GCGACGTCTGTCAGAGAACCTGGCCCACACCCCCACAACGTTCCGGAAAGATCCGGAGGACCCGTCCGCTGTGGCGCTCAAGGAGCCCTGGAAGGAGAAAGTCAG gCGGATAAGGGAGGGCTCCCCTTACGGTCACCTGCCAAACTGGCGGCTGCTGTCAGTCATCGTGAAGTGTGGGGACGACCTGAGGCAAGAGCTACTGGCCTCCCAGGTGCTCAGCCAGCTACAG tccaTCTGGGAGCAGGAGCGCGTCCCCCTGTGGATCAAGCCCTATAAGATCCTGGTGATGTCATCAGACAGCGGGATGATTGAGCCTGTGCTGAACGCTGTGTCTCTGCACCAG GTGAGGAAGCAGAGCCAGCTGTCTCTGCTGGATTACTTCCTGCAGGAGCATGGCAGCTACACCAACGAGGCCTTCCTCACCGCCCAGCGCAACTTTGTGGAGAGCTGCGCCGGCTACAGTCTCATCTGCTACCTGCTGCAGGTTAAAGACAG ACACAATGGAAACATCCTCCTGGACTCGGAGGGCCACATAATCCACATTGACTTTGGCTTCATCCTGTCCAGCTCGCCCAGGAACCTGGGCTTTGAGACCTCTGCTTTTAAGCTCACCAGCGAATTTGTAGAT GTGATGGGAGGACTGGATGGAGACATGTTCAACTACTACAAGGTGCTGATGCTCCAGGGCCTGATAGCTGCTCGCAAACACATGGAGAAGGTGGTCCAAATAGTGGAGATCATGCAGCAAG gcTCTCACCTGCCCTGCTTCCATGGCTCCAGCACCATCCGCTACCTGAAGGAGCGTTTCCACATGAGCCTGACGGAGGAGCAGCTACAGGTGCTGGTGGAGCAGATGGTGGATGGCTCCATGCGCTCCATCACCACCAAGCTTTACGACGGCTTCCAGTACTTCACCAACGGCATCATGTGA
- the LOC120027128 gene encoding DNA-binding protein RFX5-like isoform X1, with protein sequence MLSELNSTKHCLCSTPLVELIRNFLHHGVEFSQLHCTLPTHISTTIIIVRGLRVRLPPLCEQTMTEDRLKADPSKREGLDSGEGDTEPSLLLQKLKSNISENIQGKVDVILQDVQRFSDNDKLYLYLQLPSGPSSGEKSLAMAPLAQLRRWCISASMSALEDRTLPSSSSSDPSSFNTADQLHTCNWIRSHLEEHIDTCLPKQDVYETYKRYCENLQHRPLSAANFGKTIRDIFPNIKARRLGGRGQSKYCYSGIRRKTVLNMPLLPNLDLKNDPSELTELVQTYKQEVTEAACELICDWAQKILKRSFDTVVEIARFLVQEHIVNPRCSQAELVTSAAMAGGPAKPHKVIKKNPVPSKGGGPETEGSSSDAKRDKEVGDQSSPGTLQSSDKPTKGAESVRPGGRDLQVEALMKHLPRILPRSSVPEKSQGGALPIMILPHTVSLSYPEKAPPVTMAPVAPSSVVQRARAVTKRALEAPTATSGGPGPGGTPGKRKRGRPRKPRPEDTTSPQPPPPSLPSVNQAPIMKSLTGGVIQKACSSSSSSQVVEVVFQDQHAVVLGQLHSVADSGNPEHRGVVLETDPRPLLLLPGTSHTNWDVGRAMVEVIQRAPRPPTTKNNNNSQSTPQHRLPLPTLLEDRGQVEITLTPTEPSEDLPTPTTQASSEGRPAPDDSTKVERP encoded by the exons ATGTTGTCGGAGCTGAATTCCACAAAGCATTGTCTCTGCTCCACACCGTTGGTGGAACTTATCAGAAACTTCCTTCACCATGGAGTTGAGTTTAGTCAGCTACATTGCACCCTGCCAACTCATATCAGTACTACCATCATCATAGTCAG AGGCCTCAGGGTGCGTTTGCCACCGCTGTGTGAGCAAACAATGACGGAGGACAGGTTGAAGGCAGACCCCTCCAAGCGGGAGGGTCTGGACTcaggagagggagacacagagccTAGCCTGCTGCTGCAGAAACTAAAGAGCAACATCTC TGAGAATATACAGGGAAAAGTGGACGTTATCTTG CAAGATGTGCAGCGCTTCTCTGACAACGACAAACTCTACCTTTACCTCCAGCTGCCTTCTGGCCCCAGTTCAGGGGAGAAAAG TCTGGCAATGGCCCCGCTGGCACAACTTAGGCGGTGGTGTATTTCTGCATCGATGTCAGCTTTGGAGGACAGAACACTGCCAAG cagcagcagcagtgaccCCAGCTCCTTCAACACAGCTGACCAGCTGCACACCTGCAACTGGATCCGTAGCCACCTGGAGGAGCACATAGACACCTGCCTGCCCAAGCAAGACGTGTACGAGACATACAA GAGATACTGTGAAAACCTGCAGCACCGGCCTCTGAGTGCTGCCAACTTTGGGAAGACCATCCGTGACATCTTCCCCAACATCAAAGCCCGGAGGCTCGGTGGCAGGGGACAGTCCAA GTATTGTTATAGTGGAATCCGTAGGAAGACAGTGCTAAACATGCCACTGTTGCCAAACCTGGACCTGAAAAATGACCCA TCGGAGCTGACGGAGCTGGTGCAGACCTACAAGCAAGAGGTGACGGAGGCGGCTTGTGAGCTCATCTGTGATTGGGCCCAGAAGATCCTCAAACGTTCCTTTGACACAGTGGTCGAGATCGCCCGTTTTCTTGTGCAGGAGCACATCGTCAACCCACGCTGCAGCCAGGCTGAACTCGTCACTTCTGCCGCAATGGCAG GAGGACCTGCAAAGCCCCACAAGGTGATCAAGAAGAATCCAGTACCGTCAAAAGGAGGTGGGCCGGAGACAGAAGGGAGCAGCTCTGATGCTAAG AGGGATAAAGAAGTTGGGGATCAGTCGTCGCCAGGGACACTGCAGTCCAGTGACAAGCCAACCAAAGGGGCGGAGTCAGTACGCCCGGGGGGTCGTGACCTGCAGGTGGAGGCTCTGATGAAGCACCTGCCCCGAATCCTGCCTCGCAGCTCCGTCCCGGAAAAGTCCCAAGGCGGCGCTCTCCCCATCATGATCCTCCCCCACACCGTCAGCCTATCCTACCCCGAAAAAGCCCCGCCGGTTACCATGGCGCCTGTGGCACCGTCGTCGGTGGTGCAGAGGGCCCGTGCCGTGACCAAACGGGCCCTCGAGGCTCCGACTGCAACCAGCGGGGGCCCCGGGCCGGGAGGCACGCCGGGCAAGCGGAAACGAGGACGACCCAGGAAGCCACGGCCAGAGGACACCACCTCTCCGCAACCGCCCCCTCCGTCCCTACCTTCGGTCAACCAAGCCCCCATCATGAAGTCCCTCACCGGAGGGGTGATCCAGAAAGCctgctcgtcctcctcctcttcccaggTGGTGGAGGTCGTGTTCCAGGACCAGCATGCCGTGGTGCTCGGCCAGCTACATTCGGTAGCGGACTCTGGCAACCCAGAGCACCGGGGTGTGGTGCTCGAGACTGACCCACGgcccctgctgctgctgccaggGACCAGCCACACAAACTGGGACGTGGGCAGGGCCATGGTAGAGGTCATCCAGAGGGCACCGAGACCCCCCACCACCAAGAACAACAACAACTCCCAGTCTACCCCCCAGCACCGCCTGCCCCTGCCCACTTTGCTGGAGGATCGAGGTCAGGTGGAGATCACCCTCACTCCCACGGAGCCTTCGGAAGATCTGCCGACCCCCACCACCCAGGCTAGCTCGGAGGGCCGCCCTGCGCCTGATGACAGCACTAAGGTTGAAAGACCCTAG
- the LOC120027128 gene encoding DNA-binding protein RFX5-like isoform X2, whose amino-acid sequence MLSELNSTKHCLCSTPLVELIRNFLHHGVEFSQLHCTLPTHISTTIIIVRGLRVRLPPLCEQTMTEDRLKADPSKREGLDSGEGDTEPSLLLQKLKSNISENIQGKVDVILQDVQRFSDNDKLYLYLQLPSGPSSGEKSSSSSDPSSFNTADQLHTCNWIRSHLEEHIDTCLPKQDVYETYKRYCENLQHRPLSAANFGKTIRDIFPNIKARRLGGRGQSKYCYSGIRRKTVLNMPLLPNLDLKNDPSELTELVQTYKQEVTEAACELICDWAQKILKRSFDTVVEIARFLVQEHIVNPRCSQAELVTSAAMAGGPAKPHKVIKKNPVPSKGGGPETEGSSSDAKRDKEVGDQSSPGTLQSSDKPTKGAESVRPGGRDLQVEALMKHLPRILPRSSVPEKSQGGALPIMILPHTVSLSYPEKAPPVTMAPVAPSSVVQRARAVTKRALEAPTATSGGPGPGGTPGKRKRGRPRKPRPEDTTSPQPPPPSLPSVNQAPIMKSLTGGVIQKACSSSSSSQVVEVVFQDQHAVVLGQLHSVADSGNPEHRGVVLETDPRPLLLLPGTSHTNWDVGRAMVEVIQRAPRPPTTKNNNNSQSTPQHRLPLPTLLEDRGQVEITLTPTEPSEDLPTPTTQASSEGRPAPDDSTKVERP is encoded by the exons ATGTTGTCGGAGCTGAATTCCACAAAGCATTGTCTCTGCTCCACACCGTTGGTGGAACTTATCAGAAACTTCCTTCACCATGGAGTTGAGTTTAGTCAGCTACATTGCACCCTGCCAACTCATATCAGTACTACCATCATCATAGTCAG AGGCCTCAGGGTGCGTTTGCCACCGCTGTGTGAGCAAACAATGACGGAGGACAGGTTGAAGGCAGACCCCTCCAAGCGGGAGGGTCTGGACTcaggagagggagacacagagccTAGCCTGCTGCTGCAGAAACTAAAGAGCAACATCTC TGAGAATATACAGGGAAAAGTGGACGTTATCTTG CAAGATGTGCAGCGCTTCTCTGACAACGACAAACTCTACCTTTACCTCCAGCTGCCTTCTGGCCCCAGTTCAGGGGAGAAAAG cagcagcagcagtgaccCCAGCTCCTTCAACACAGCTGACCAGCTGCACACCTGCAACTGGATCCGTAGCCACCTGGAGGAGCACATAGACACCTGCCTGCCCAAGCAAGACGTGTACGAGACATACAA GAGATACTGTGAAAACCTGCAGCACCGGCCTCTGAGTGCTGCCAACTTTGGGAAGACCATCCGTGACATCTTCCCCAACATCAAAGCCCGGAGGCTCGGTGGCAGGGGACAGTCCAA GTATTGTTATAGTGGAATCCGTAGGAAGACAGTGCTAAACATGCCACTGTTGCCAAACCTGGACCTGAAAAATGACCCA TCGGAGCTGACGGAGCTGGTGCAGACCTACAAGCAAGAGGTGACGGAGGCGGCTTGTGAGCTCATCTGTGATTGGGCCCAGAAGATCCTCAAACGTTCCTTTGACACAGTGGTCGAGATCGCCCGTTTTCTTGTGCAGGAGCACATCGTCAACCCACGCTGCAGCCAGGCTGAACTCGTCACTTCTGCCGCAATGGCAG GAGGACCTGCAAAGCCCCACAAGGTGATCAAGAAGAATCCAGTACCGTCAAAAGGAGGTGGGCCGGAGACAGAAGGGAGCAGCTCTGATGCTAAG AGGGATAAAGAAGTTGGGGATCAGTCGTCGCCAGGGACACTGCAGTCCAGTGACAAGCCAACCAAAGGGGCGGAGTCAGTACGCCCGGGGGGTCGTGACCTGCAGGTGGAGGCTCTGATGAAGCACCTGCCCCGAATCCTGCCTCGCAGCTCCGTCCCGGAAAAGTCCCAAGGCGGCGCTCTCCCCATCATGATCCTCCCCCACACCGTCAGCCTATCCTACCCCGAAAAAGCCCCGCCGGTTACCATGGCGCCTGTGGCACCGTCGTCGGTGGTGCAGAGGGCCCGTGCCGTGACCAAACGGGCCCTCGAGGCTCCGACTGCAACCAGCGGGGGCCCCGGGCCGGGAGGCACGCCGGGCAAGCGGAAACGAGGACGACCCAGGAAGCCACGGCCAGAGGACACCACCTCTCCGCAACCGCCCCCTCCGTCCCTACCTTCGGTCAACCAAGCCCCCATCATGAAGTCCCTCACCGGAGGGGTGATCCAGAAAGCctgctcgtcctcctcctcttcccaggTGGTGGAGGTCGTGTTCCAGGACCAGCATGCCGTGGTGCTCGGCCAGCTACATTCGGTAGCGGACTCTGGCAACCCAGAGCACCGGGGTGTGGTGCTCGAGACTGACCCACGgcccctgctgctgctgccaggGACCAGCCACACAAACTGGGACGTGGGCAGGGCCATGGTAGAGGTCATCCAGAGGGCACCGAGACCCCCCACCACCAAGAACAACAACAACTCCCAGTCTACCCCCCAGCACCGCCTGCCCCTGCCCACTTTGCTGGAGGATCGAGGTCAGGTGGAGATCACCCTCACTCCCACGGAGCCTTCGGAAGATCTGCCGACCCCCACCACCCAGGCTAGCTCGGAGGGCCGCCCTGCGCCTGATGACAGCACTAAGGTTGAAAGACCCTAG